The candidate division WOR-3 bacterium nucleotide sequence GGTATTCTGTGGATCAAGGTCGAGCACCTTTTGATAAAACTCAATCGCCTTTGCAAGGTCATTTGCCTTTTCTCGGTTTCTTGCTTCAGTTAGATATGCATTTATCAATTCTGTCCTGCGAGTTTCAATATTTGCAAGATAATCCTTTGCTTCTTTATTATCAGGGTCTAAAGAAAGAACCATTTCAAATGCCTTTTTCGCCTCTTTCAAATTGCCTTCAGAGAAGTATATCTTGCCCTGGGAGAGATAGGTCTTTATAGACTTTTCTTTTTCCATTGCAGCGATTTCTCGCTGTATCGCCTCTTCTGTCTTCTTCAAATTAAAAACTAATTTGCTTTTTACACCGGATTTCACGCTCACCTTTGCAATGTAATCAACATAATTCGGAGTGGTTACCGTTATTGTATAATTGCCTGCGGGTAAACTTAAACTAAATGTCCCTGCGGGTGCGCGATATCTTTTGTTAATCTCCTTTATATCAACGACACAATTTGGTAATAATTCTTTTGTTGTCTGGTCCTGTATCACACATTCAATGGAGCCAACTTTAGGCGCTGATACTGCAGTGCGATTATTCCCTTCAAGACCGAATGTCCAGCGTGGGGACCAGGGTCTGAAATTGCCCAAATATTCAACCTTACAAAGTGCAAGTGTTGCGGTAACAACTGGAAAATGGTATTTTAAACCAACATTTGCATCCCTGCCATCCATCTCTACGGATGCCTCAAGCCCGAACGGAAATTTCAAAGAACCACCCATAAATAGCCCCAATGCCCACCAGGAATGGTCTTTTGTCCTGTAGTCATTGCCCAGAACAAGAAAATCGGTATTGAATATATGGCTGCGCCAGCCGTAGCCAACGAATCTGCCTCTGCCCAATCCTAACACAAAATTTGCTACCCTGCCAAAATATTTCTGCATTGCGATATAGCCAGAAAACAATTCCCATGGTCTGCCATTCATATATTTGTGATAACTTATCTCTTCTATCGTTCCATCATTACCACCAGCACCGACAGTTGAGATATGCTTGGCATAAGAAATATCATCCACACCACAGAACCACGCAGTTCCACTTTCTTTTGCTTCTTTGAGTAGATAACTCACACTCGCTACCCAGGTTGTCGGTGTGAACATAGAGATCGCAAATTCACCTCTTCCGAATCCATATTTAAATGCCATTGAGAAATCCTTCGGGTCAACGAATATACTATCATTGGGATTAGGATCATCTGTATACATTGGAAAAGAAAACATAGTAGTAATCCCCCACATACCTTTTATGTCGTACTGGGGAACGGTTGGAATATCAAGGTATCCAGATGTTCTACACAATTGTGAAAATAAAAAGACATATACAATTAACATGTTACCTCCTTTATATTGAATAAATATATCATCTTATTCTCCAATTCTATTATAGATTATAATCAAAATTCTTATCTTGTCAAGCCCCATTTTGAAGCCTTTAAAAAATTCAATTTATTCCTCTTTCGCTCCCATGTTCCCTTAAAGGTAATTAAAAATGAAATTATTATCAAATTCAAATCCAATAGAAAACTCATTTTTCTTATATAAAGAAGGTCATATTTAAATTTATGCCGCCTTGGTAGATCACGCGGGGCAAAT carries:
- a CDS encoding tetratricopeptide repeat protein, coding for MLIVYVFLFSQLCRTSGYLDIPTVPQYDIKGMWGITTMFSFPMYTDDPNPNDSIFVDPKDFSMAFKYGFGRGEFAISMFTPTTWVASVSYLLKEAKESGTAWFCGVDDISYAKHISTVGAGGNDGTIEEISYHKYMNGRPWELFSGYIAMQKYFGRVANFVLGLGRGRFVGYGWRSHIFNTDFLVLGNDYRTKDHSWWALGLFMGGSLKFPFGLEASVEMDGRDANVGLKYHFPVVTATLALCKVEYLGNFRPWSPRWTFGLEGNNRTAVSAPKVGSIECVIQDQTTKELLPNCVVDIKEINKRYRAPAGTFSLSLPAGNYTITVTTPNYVDYIAKVSVKSGVKSKLVFNLKKTEEAIQREIAAMEKEKSIKTYLSQGKIYFSEGNLKEAKKAFEMVLSLDPDNKEAKDYLANIETRRTELINAYLTEARNREKANDLAKAIEFYQKVLDLDPQNTESSEAINRLKAKVAQEKKPPTTTKPKEPTKKATAEEIEELYKKGVSLFSANNFDEALKVFNQVLALDPNHKGAKDYKKRTEARLKVLKGGE